In Musa acuminata AAA Group cultivar baxijiao chromosome BXJ2-8, Cavendish_Baxijiao_AAA, whole genome shotgun sequence, one genomic interval encodes:
- the LOC135619751 gene encoding beta-1,3-galactosyltransferase 7-like, translating to MRGRSGGCDRRVSFRWIVILCLCSFALGMLLTDKFWTVPDVNNPIVSSRRKTEQELQIISEDCTTKRKHADDKDVMGEVTRTHEAIQSLDKAISTLQMELAAKRSARELISEDGSPSIDASRRPRKKAFVVIGINTAFSSRKRRDSVRATWMPQGEKLQQLEHEKGIVVRFMIGHSATSHSILDKAIDSEEAQHNDFLRLAHVEGYHELSAKTKIFFSTAVATWDAEFYVKVDDDVHLNLGTLATTLARHRSKPRTYIGCMKSGPVLSDKNVKYHEPEYWKFGEEGNKYFRHATGQIYAVSKDLATYISINHPILHKYANEDVSLGSWFIGLEVEHIDERSMCCGTPPDCEWKAQAGNVCIASFDWSCSGICKSVEKIKDVHERCGEGDGAVWSALF from the exons ATGAGGGGGCGGAGCGGTGGCTGCGATCGGAGAGTGTCCTTCCGATGGATCGTCATTCTCTGCCTCTGTAGTTTCGCTCTCGGAATGCTCCTCACGGACAA GTTTTGGACGGTCCCGGATGTCAACAACCCTATCGTCTCGAGCAGGCGGAAGACGGAACAAGAGCTGCAGATCATCTCGGAAGATTGTACCACCAAAAGA AAGCATGCGGACGATAAGGATGTGATGGGGGAGGTCACCAGGACCCATGAAGCCATACA ATCTTTGGATAAGGCGATCTCCACGCTGCAGATGGAGCTTGCTGCGAAGCGGAGCGCTCGGGAGCTGATCAGCGAGGACGGCTCCCCGTCGATCGATGCCTCCAGGCGGCCGCGGAAGAAGGCTTTTGTGGTGATAGGGATCAACACCGCATTTAGCAGCAGGAAGAGGAGGGATTCGGTCAGAGCGACATGGATGCCCCAAG GTGAAAAGCTTCAACAGCTAGAACACGAAAAAGGAATTGTTGTTCGTTTCATGATTGGCCACAG TGCGACATCTCACAGTATTCTAGATAAGGCTATTGATTCAGAGGAAGCTCAGCACAATGACTTTCTCAGGCTG GCACATGTGGAAGGTTACCATGAACTTTCTGCAAAAACAAAAATATTCTTTTCCACTGCAGTTGCCACATGGGATGCTGAGTTCTACGTCAAGGTGGATGATGATGTCCATTTGAATCTAG GTACGCTAGCCACAACTCTTGCTCGACACAGATCAAAGCCCAGAACGTACATTGGATGCATGAAGTCTGGGCCAGTACTTTCTGACAA AAATGTGAAGTACCATGAACCTGAATATTGGAAGTTTGGAGAAGAAGGAAACAAGTACTTTCGCCATGCTACTGGGCAGATATATGCCGTCTCAAAAGATCTGGCTACTTACATCTCAATCAACCA TCCAATACTTCACAAGTATGCCAATGAAGATGTATCATTAGGCTCATGGTTCATCGGACTGGAAGTCGAACATATTGATGAGAGGAGTATGTGCTGTGGAACGCCACCAG ACTGCGAGTGGAAGGCCCAGGCAGGAAACGTATGTATTGCATCATTCGACTGGAGTTGCAGCGGTATATGCAAATCGGTGGAGAAGATAAAGGATGTCCATGAAAGATGTGGTGAAGGAGATGGAGCTGTTTGGAGTGCTTTATTCTAA